The following are from one region of the Gambusia affinis linkage group LG02, SWU_Gaff_1.0, whole genome shotgun sequence genome:
- the ccdc102a gene encoding coiled-coil domain-containing protein 102A isoform X1, with the protein MNHSPSPHLSEGGKSAGGGLLCSIGLGSDRGIRSPDSLAHTPSPTGGTPSSSPPLLLSPGLGGLGLGPLGEGAGGDWETREELRLRELEEARARAAQMEKTMRWWSDCTANWREKWSKVRAERNRARDEIRQLRQRLDTLTKELTGVRRERQELATENEALRQETLHFRGDPTADPATGTSSLPLSPPHHSASSSSSSSATPSSPAPSLSSSKVITDCKFEEGPPGSPEAEPVRDVDLDREKMGQQKDLELLESVLHCGGPGSDAQDSWSSRGVSAAGSRSSSCLSRQERSRQLWEDMSSVEEDSSKLNALQLRLDESQKVLLKEREDKLALSRSIERLETELSQWKLKYEDLSKSKQEALKQLNLLKEMHQDELGRISEDLEDELGARTNMDKKLAELRAEMERLQVENAAEWGRRERLETEKLALERDNKKLRAQVEDLEEQLAKKRRQAASALDTDLKAIQSELFERNKELADLRHVHAKLKKQFQERTAELAHANRRVESHDAEVKKLRLRVEELKKELGQAEDELDESHNQTRKLQRSLDEQVEQTENLQVQLEHLQSRLRRQQQSPALFGKMRSARFGPENPDGPRSDVDEEEEDLQLQIP; encoded by the exons ATGAACCACAGTCCCAGCCCCCACTTGTCTGAAGGAGGGAAGTCAGCCGGAGGCGGCCTTCTCTGCAGCATTGGTCTGGGGTCGGACCGGGGAATCCGGTCCCCAGACAGCCTGGCCCACACGCCCAGCCCTACTGGGGGAACTCCTAGTTCCAGTCCCCCTCTGTTGCTGTCGCCTGGACTTGGAGGTCTGGGTCTAGGCCCTCTGGGTGAAGGAGCTGGAGGTGACTGGGAGACCAGGGAGGAGTTGAGACTCAGGGAGCTGGAGGAAGCTCGAGCCAGGGCAGCCCAGATGGAAAAGACCATGAGGTGGTGGTCCGACTGCACAGCCAACTGGAGAGAGAAGTGGAGTAAG GTCCGTGCAGAACGGAACAGAGCTCGGGATGAGATCCGGCAGCTGAGGCAGCGACTGGACACCCTCACCAAGGAGCTGACCGGTGTCCGGCGGGAGCGGCAGGAGCTCGCCACCGAAAACGAGGCGCTGCGCCAGGAGACACTGCATTTCCGGGGTGACCCCACTGCTGACCCGGCTACCGGCACATCTTCCTTACCTTTGTCACCTCCCCATCACAgtgcttcctcctcctcctcctcatctgcTACCCCCTCCTCCCCGGCACCGTCTCTCTCGTCCTCTAAGGTCATAACAGACTGCAAGTTTGAGGAGGGACCACCAGGGTCTCCTGAAGCAGAACCGGTGAGGGATGTGGATTTGGACAGAGAGAAGATGGGCCAACAGAAG GACTTGGAGCTGCTGGAGTCAGTCTTGCATTGTGGAGGACCAGGTTCTGACGCTCAGGACAGCTGGAGCAGTCGGGGTGTCAGCGCAGCCGGCTCCCGCTCGTCATCATGTCTGAGCCGGCAGGAACGGAGCAGGCAGCTGTGGGAGGACATGAGCTCAGTGGAGGAAGATTCCAGCAAGCTCAACGCCCTGCAGCTCAGACTCGACGAGTCGCAGAAAGTCTtgctgaaagagagaga AGACAAGCTGGCCCTGAGTAGGAGCATCGAGAGACTGGAGACTGAACTCAGCCAGTGGAAACTGAAATACGAGGACCTTAGTaaaagcaaacaggaagcaCTCAAACAG CTGAATCTCCTGAAGGAAATGCATCAGGATGAACTAGGCCGTATCTCTGAAGACTTGGAAGATGAACTGGGAGCACGGACCAATATGGATAAGAAACTGGCTGAGCTTCGAGCTGAG ATGGAGAGACTGCAGGTGGAGAACGCTGCAGAGTGGGGCCGCAGGGAGCGCTTGGAGACGGAGAAACTGGCCCTGGAAAGGGACAACAAAAAGCTGCGGGCTCAGGTGGAAGacctggaggagcagctggcCAAGAAACGTCGGCAGGCTGCCTCAGCACTTGACACAGACTTGAAGGCCATCCAGAGCGAGTTGTTTGAGAGAAACAAG GAGTTGGCCGATCTTCGTCATGTTCATGCAAAGCTCAAGAAGCAGTTCCAGGAGCGCACTGCGGAACTGGCCCATGCCAACCGGAGGGTGGAGAGCCACGACGCCGAGGTCAAGAAGCTTCGTCTGAGggtggaggagctgaagaaagAACTGGGCCAGGCTGAAGACGAG ctgGATGAATCTCATAACCAGACAAGGAAGCTGCAGAGGTCTCTGGATGAGCAGGTAGAACAGACTGAGAATCTGCAGGTTCAACTGGAACACTTACAGTCGAG GCTGAGGCGGCAGCAGCAGAGTCCTGCTCTGTTTGGGAAGATGCGATCCGCTCGCTTTGGTCCTGAAAACCCTGACGGCCCAAGAAGTGATgttgatgaggaagaggaggacctGCAGTTACAGATTCCATGA
- the ccdc102a gene encoding coiled-coil domain-containing protein 102A isoform X3, whose product MNHSPSPHLSEGGKSAGGGLLCSIGLGSDRGIRSPDSLAHTPSPTGGTPSSSPPLLLSPGLGGLGLGPLGEGAGGDWETREELRLRELEEARARAAQMEKTMRWWSDCTANWREKWSKVRAERNRARDEIRQLRQRLDTLTKELTGVRRERQELATENEALRQETLHFRGDPTADPATGTSSLPLSPPHHSASSSSSSSATPSSPAPSLSSSKVITDCKFEEGPPGSPEAEPVRDVDLDREKMGQQKDLELLESVLHCGGPGSDAQDSWSSRGVSAAGSRSSSCLSRQERSRQLWEDMSSVEEDSSKLNALQLRLDESQKVLLKEREDKLALSRSIERLETELSQWKLKYEDLSKSKQEALKQLNLLKEMHQDELGRISEDLEDELGARTNMDKKLAELRAEMERLQVENAAEWGRRERLETEKLALERDNKKLRAQVEDLEEQLAKKRRQAASALDTDLKAIQSELFERNKELADLRHVHAKLKKQFQERTAELAHANRRVESHDAEVKKLRLRVEELKKELGQAEDEAEAAAAESCSVWEDAIRSLWS is encoded by the exons ATGAACCACAGTCCCAGCCCCCACTTGTCTGAAGGAGGGAAGTCAGCCGGAGGCGGCCTTCTCTGCAGCATTGGTCTGGGGTCGGACCGGGGAATCCGGTCCCCAGACAGCCTGGCCCACACGCCCAGCCCTACTGGGGGAACTCCTAGTTCCAGTCCCCCTCTGTTGCTGTCGCCTGGACTTGGAGGTCTGGGTCTAGGCCCTCTGGGTGAAGGAGCTGGAGGTGACTGGGAGACCAGGGAGGAGTTGAGACTCAGGGAGCTGGAGGAAGCTCGAGCCAGGGCAGCCCAGATGGAAAAGACCATGAGGTGGTGGTCCGACTGCACAGCCAACTGGAGAGAGAAGTGGAGTAAG GTCCGTGCAGAACGGAACAGAGCTCGGGATGAGATCCGGCAGCTGAGGCAGCGACTGGACACCCTCACCAAGGAGCTGACCGGTGTCCGGCGGGAGCGGCAGGAGCTCGCCACCGAAAACGAGGCGCTGCGCCAGGAGACACTGCATTTCCGGGGTGACCCCACTGCTGACCCGGCTACCGGCACATCTTCCTTACCTTTGTCACCTCCCCATCACAgtgcttcctcctcctcctcctcatctgcTACCCCCTCCTCCCCGGCACCGTCTCTCTCGTCCTCTAAGGTCATAACAGACTGCAAGTTTGAGGAGGGACCACCAGGGTCTCCTGAAGCAGAACCGGTGAGGGATGTGGATTTGGACAGAGAGAAGATGGGCCAACAGAAG GACTTGGAGCTGCTGGAGTCAGTCTTGCATTGTGGAGGACCAGGTTCTGACGCTCAGGACAGCTGGAGCAGTCGGGGTGTCAGCGCAGCCGGCTCCCGCTCGTCATCATGTCTGAGCCGGCAGGAACGGAGCAGGCAGCTGTGGGAGGACATGAGCTCAGTGGAGGAAGATTCCAGCAAGCTCAACGCCCTGCAGCTCAGACTCGACGAGTCGCAGAAAGTCTtgctgaaagagagaga AGACAAGCTGGCCCTGAGTAGGAGCATCGAGAGACTGGAGACTGAACTCAGCCAGTGGAAACTGAAATACGAGGACCTTAGTaaaagcaaacaggaagcaCTCAAACAG CTGAATCTCCTGAAGGAAATGCATCAGGATGAACTAGGCCGTATCTCTGAAGACTTGGAAGATGAACTGGGAGCACGGACCAATATGGATAAGAAACTGGCTGAGCTTCGAGCTGAG ATGGAGAGACTGCAGGTGGAGAACGCTGCAGAGTGGGGCCGCAGGGAGCGCTTGGAGACGGAGAAACTGGCCCTGGAAAGGGACAACAAAAAGCTGCGGGCTCAGGTGGAAGacctggaggagcagctggcCAAGAAACGTCGGCAGGCTGCCTCAGCACTTGACACAGACTTGAAGGCCATCCAGAGCGAGTTGTTTGAGAGAAACAAG GAGTTGGCCGATCTTCGTCATGTTCATGCAAAGCTCAAGAAGCAGTTCCAGGAGCGCACTGCGGAACTGGCCCATGCCAACCGGAGGGTGGAGAGCCACGACGCCGAGGTCAAGAAGCTTCGTCTGAGggtggaggagctgaagaaagAACTGGGCCAGGCTGAAGACGAG GCTGAGGCGGCAGCAGCAGAGTCCTGCTCTGTTTGGGAAGATGCGATCCGCTCGCTTTGGTCCTGA
- the ccdc102a gene encoding coiled-coil domain-containing protein 102A isoform X2, which yields MNHSPSPHLSEGGKSAGGGLLCSIGLGSDRGIRSPDSLAHTPSPTGGTPSSSPPLLLSPGLGGLGLGPLGEGAGGDWETREELRLRELEEARARAAQMEKTMRWWSDCTANWREKWSKVRAERNRARDEIRQLRQRLDTLTKELTGVRRERQELATENEALRQETLHFRGDPTADPATGTSSLPLSPPHHSASSSSSSSATPSSPAPSLSSSKVITDCKFEEGPPGSPEAEPVRDVDLDREKMGQQKDLELLESVLHCGGPGSDAQDSWSSRGVSAAGSRSSSCLSRQERSRQLWEDMSSVEEDSSKLNALQLRLDESQKVLLKEREDKLALSRSIERLETELSQWKLKYEDLSKSKQEALKQLNLLKEMHQDELGRISEDLEDELGARTNMDKKLAELRAEMERLQVENAAEWGRRERLETEKLALERDNKKLRAQVEDLEEQLAKKRRQAASALDTDLKAIQSELFERNKELADLRHVHAKLKKQFQERTAELAHANRRVESHDAEVKKLRLRVEELKKELGQAEDELDESHNQTRKLQRSLDEQAEAAAAESCSVWEDAIRSLWS from the exons ATGAACCACAGTCCCAGCCCCCACTTGTCTGAAGGAGGGAAGTCAGCCGGAGGCGGCCTTCTCTGCAGCATTGGTCTGGGGTCGGACCGGGGAATCCGGTCCCCAGACAGCCTGGCCCACACGCCCAGCCCTACTGGGGGAACTCCTAGTTCCAGTCCCCCTCTGTTGCTGTCGCCTGGACTTGGAGGTCTGGGTCTAGGCCCTCTGGGTGAAGGAGCTGGAGGTGACTGGGAGACCAGGGAGGAGTTGAGACTCAGGGAGCTGGAGGAAGCTCGAGCCAGGGCAGCCCAGATGGAAAAGACCATGAGGTGGTGGTCCGACTGCACAGCCAACTGGAGAGAGAAGTGGAGTAAG GTCCGTGCAGAACGGAACAGAGCTCGGGATGAGATCCGGCAGCTGAGGCAGCGACTGGACACCCTCACCAAGGAGCTGACCGGTGTCCGGCGGGAGCGGCAGGAGCTCGCCACCGAAAACGAGGCGCTGCGCCAGGAGACACTGCATTTCCGGGGTGACCCCACTGCTGACCCGGCTACCGGCACATCTTCCTTACCTTTGTCACCTCCCCATCACAgtgcttcctcctcctcctcctcatctgcTACCCCCTCCTCCCCGGCACCGTCTCTCTCGTCCTCTAAGGTCATAACAGACTGCAAGTTTGAGGAGGGACCACCAGGGTCTCCTGAAGCAGAACCGGTGAGGGATGTGGATTTGGACAGAGAGAAGATGGGCCAACAGAAG GACTTGGAGCTGCTGGAGTCAGTCTTGCATTGTGGAGGACCAGGTTCTGACGCTCAGGACAGCTGGAGCAGTCGGGGTGTCAGCGCAGCCGGCTCCCGCTCGTCATCATGTCTGAGCCGGCAGGAACGGAGCAGGCAGCTGTGGGAGGACATGAGCTCAGTGGAGGAAGATTCCAGCAAGCTCAACGCCCTGCAGCTCAGACTCGACGAGTCGCAGAAAGTCTtgctgaaagagagaga AGACAAGCTGGCCCTGAGTAGGAGCATCGAGAGACTGGAGACTGAACTCAGCCAGTGGAAACTGAAATACGAGGACCTTAGTaaaagcaaacaggaagcaCTCAAACAG CTGAATCTCCTGAAGGAAATGCATCAGGATGAACTAGGCCGTATCTCTGAAGACTTGGAAGATGAACTGGGAGCACGGACCAATATGGATAAGAAACTGGCTGAGCTTCGAGCTGAG ATGGAGAGACTGCAGGTGGAGAACGCTGCAGAGTGGGGCCGCAGGGAGCGCTTGGAGACGGAGAAACTGGCCCTGGAAAGGGACAACAAAAAGCTGCGGGCTCAGGTGGAAGacctggaggagcagctggcCAAGAAACGTCGGCAGGCTGCCTCAGCACTTGACACAGACTTGAAGGCCATCCAGAGCGAGTTGTTTGAGAGAAACAAG GAGTTGGCCGATCTTCGTCATGTTCATGCAAAGCTCAAGAAGCAGTTCCAGGAGCGCACTGCGGAACTGGCCCATGCCAACCGGAGGGTGGAGAGCCACGACGCCGAGGTCAAGAAGCTTCGTCTGAGggtggaggagctgaagaaagAACTGGGCCAGGCTGAAGACGAG ctgGATGAATCTCATAACCAGACAAGGAAGCTGCAGAGGTCTCTGGATGAGCAG GCTGAGGCGGCAGCAGCAGAGTCCTGCTCTGTTTGGGAAGATGCGATCCGCTCGCTTTGGTCCTGA